A genome region from Triticum aestivum cultivar Chinese Spring chromosome 2B, IWGSC CS RefSeq v2.1, whole genome shotgun sequence includes the following:
- the LOC123043691 gene encoding probable potassium transporter 9 yields MEPGKRETWRTTMLLAYQSLGVVYGDLSISPLYVYKSTFADDITHTDSNDEILGVLSFVFWTLTLIPLLKYVSIVLRADDNGEGGTFALYSLICRHANVSLLPNRQLADQELSTYSLERPPEEVAHGSRVRRWLEAHRSLKTALLVMVMIGTCMVIGDGVLTPVISVFSAVSGLELSLSKHQHEYAVTPITCAIIVFLFALQHYGTHRVGFLFAPIILAWLICMSALGVYNIIKWNPQVYMALNPVYMFKFLKKTKKSGWMSLGGILLCMTGSEAMFADLGHFSYSAIQFAFTSLVYPALILGYMGQAAYLTKHHDFDSSYQIGYYISVPEAVRWPVLVLAIMASVVGSQAIISGTFSIINQSQALSCFPRVKVVHTSAKVHGQIYIPEINWMLMVLCIAVTVGFRDTKHMGNASGLAVITVMLVTTCLTSLVMMLCWHRPPALALAFFVFFGSIEALYFSASLTKFLDGAWVPLLLALILVAVMFVWHHTTVKKYEFDLHNKVTMEWLLALCDRLGMVRVPGIGLVYTDLTSGVPANFSRFVTNLPAFHRVLVFVCVKSVPVPRVLPAERYLVGRVGPPGHRSYRCIVRYGYRDVHQDVDSFETELVESLASFIRLDALFRCSDARSDADYERENAFTVIGSNPLRRRISYDDTHDSASSVEIRVESPAGSNGANTIELASVPAAAPRVVKRVRFLVDPGSPEVEDKQMLEELHELCEAREAGTAFIMGHSHVKAKPGSSLLRRLAIGYGYNFLRRNCRGPDVVLRVPPASLLEVGMVYVL; encoded by the exons ATGGAGCCCGGAAAG AGGGAGACATGGCGGACGACGATGTTGCTGGCGTACCAGAGCCTGGGGGTGGTGTACGGGGACCTGAGCATCTCCCCGCTCTACGTCTACAAGAGCACCTTCGCCGACGACATCACGCACACCGACTCCAACGACGAGATCCTCGGCGTCCTCTCCTTCGTCTTCTGGACGCTCACCCTCATCCCGCTCCTCAAGTACGTCTCCATCGTGCTCCGCGCCGACGACAACGGCGAGGGCGGCACCTTCGCGCTCTACTCCCTCATCTGCCGCCACGCCAACGTCAGCCTCCTCCCCAACCGCCAGCTCGCCGATCAGGAGCTCTCCACCTACAGCCTCGAGCGCCCCCCCGAGGAGGTCGCCCACGGCTCCCGCGTCAGGCGATGGCTCGAGGCGCACCGCAGCCTCAAGACCGCCCTGCTCGTCATGGTCATGATCGGGACCTGCATGGTCATCGGCGACGGCGTCCTCACCCCCGTCATCTCCG TGTTCTCGGCTGTTTCTGGGCTTGAGCTCTCCTTGTCCAAGCATCAGCATGAAT ATGCCGTCACTCCGATAACATGTGCCATAATAGTGTTCCTGTTCGCTCTCCAGCATTACGGCACCCACCGCGTCGGGTTTCTCTTCGCTCCGATAATTCTGGCCTGGCTGATCTGCATGAGCGCACTCGGCGTGTACAATATCATCAAATGGAACCCCCAGGTTTACATGGCACTCAATCCCGTGTACATGTTCAAATTCTTGAAGAAGACCAAGAAGTCTGGCTGGATGTCCCTGGGAGGGATTCTGCTCTGCATGACAG GATCTGAAGCAATGTTTGCAGATCTTGGCCATTTCTCCTACAGTGCAATCCAG TTTGCTTTTACTTCTTTGGTGTACCCTGCACTGATCCTAGGATACATGGGTCAAGCTGCCTATTTAACCAAACACCATGACTTCGACTCAAGCTACCAAATTGGATACTACATCTCAGTTCCAG AGGCTGTGAGGTGGCCGGTGCTGGTGCTGGCGATCATGGCGTCGGTGGTGGGAAGCCAAGCGATCATCAGCGGCACCTTCTCCATCATCAACCAGAGCCAGGCCCTCAGCTGCTTCCCGCGGGTGAAGGTCGTGCACACATCGGCGAAGGTCCATGGCCAGATCTACATCCCGGAGATCAACTGGATGCTCATGGTGCTCTGCATCGCCGTCACCGTGGGCTTCCGCGACACCAAGCACATGGGGAACGCGTCGGGGCTGGCGGTGATCACGGTCATGCTGGTCACCACCTGCCTGACGTCGCTGGTCATGATGCTGTGCTGGCACCGGCCGCCGGCGCTGGCGctcgccttcttcgtcttcttcggCTCCATCGAGGCGCTCTACTTCTCGGCGTCGCTCACCAAGTTCCTCGACGGCGCGTGGGTGCCGCTCCTCCTGGCGCTCATCCTCGTCGCCGTCATGTTCGTGTGGCACCACAccaccgtcaagaagtacgagttcGACCTGCACAACAAGGTCACCATGGAGTGGCTCCTCGCGCTCTGCGACAGGCTCGGCATGGTCCGCGTCCCCGGCATCGGCCTCGTCTACACCGACCTCACCTCCGGCGTGCCCGCCAACTTCTCCCGCTTCGTCACCAACCTCCCGGCCTTCCACCGCGTGCTCGTCTTCGTCTGCGTCAAGTCCGTGCCCGTGCCGCGGGTGCTCCCCGCCGAGCGCTACCTCGTCGGCCGCGTCGGCCCGCCGGGCCACCGCTCGTACCGATGCATCGTGCGCTACGGGTACCGGGACGTGCACCAGGACGTGGACTCGTTCGAGACGGAGCTCGTGGAGAGCCTCGCGTCCTTCATCCGGCTGGACGCGCTCTTCCGGTGCAGCGACGCCCGCAGCGACGCCGACTACGAGCGCGAGAACGCGTTCACCGTCATTGGCAGCAACCCGCTCCGGCGCCGCATCAGCTACGACGACACCCACGACAGCGCGTCGTCCGTGGAGATACGCGTGGAAAGCCCGGCCGGCAGCAACGGGGCGAACACCATTGAACTCGCGTCCGTGCCGGCAGCGGCGCCGCGGGTGGTGAAGAGGGTGAGGTTCCTGGTGGACCCCGGGAGCCCCGAGGTGGAGGACAAGCAGATGCTGGAGGAGCTCCACGAGCTGTGcgaggcgagggaggccggcacgGCCTTCATCATGGGCCACTCCCACGTGAAGGCCAAGCCCGGGTCGTCGCTGCTCAGGAGGCTGGCCATCGGGTACGGCTACAACTTCCTGCGCCGGAACTGCCGCGGCCCGGACGTCGTGCTGCGCGTGCCGCCGGCGTCGCTGCTCGAGGTCGGCATGGTCTACGTGCTGTGA